A single window of Pseudomonas lijiangensis DNA harbors:
- a CDS encoding LysR substrate-binding domain-containing protein, which yields MNRNDLRRVDLNLLVIFEALMFERNLTRVAEKLFIGQPAVSAALGRLRDLFDDQLLMRNGRAMEPTARALDILKEIRPALDTISGAVSRAKEFDPSTSSDVFRIGLSDDAEFGLLPPLLKQLREEAPGIIVVIRRANYLLLPALLASGEISVGVSYTVDLPANAKRKKLREIGCKVIRGDARPGALSLDDYCERQHAMVSFSGDLSGNIDLDLARVGRARKVVLAVPQFNGLRALLAGTELIATVPDYAACALVEGSSLRAEDPPFPIVPAELSMVWSGVHDNDPAERWLRSRIAHYMAAPLDVKA from the coding sequence ATGAATCGCAATGATCTGCGCCGCGTCGATCTGAACCTGCTGGTGATTTTTGAAGCCTTGATGTTTGAGCGCAACCTCACCCGTGTTGCCGAGAAGCTGTTTATCGGTCAGCCAGCGGTCAGTGCCGCGCTGGGGCGCTTGCGCGATCTGTTCGATGATCAACTGTTGATGCGCAATGGCCGGGCCATGGAGCCTACAGCCAGGGCTCTGGATATCCTCAAGGAAATCCGGCCTGCGCTGGATACCATTTCCGGCGCGGTCAGTCGGGCCAAGGAATTCGATCCTTCCACCAGCAGCGATGTCTTTCGCATCGGGCTTTCCGATGATGCCGAGTTCGGCTTGTTACCGCCGTTACTCAAGCAGCTTCGTGAAGAGGCTCCCGGCATCATCGTGGTCATTCGCCGGGCCAATTACCTGCTGCTGCCTGCCTTGCTGGCCTCAGGGGAAATCTCGGTAGGTGTCAGCTACACGGTGGATCTGCCCGCCAACGCCAAGCGTAAAAAATTGCGCGAAATCGGCTGCAAAGTGATTCGTGGTGATGCCCGTCCGGGTGCCTTGAGTCTGGATGATTACTGTGAACGACAGCATGCGATGGTGTCGTTTTCCGGTGACCTGAGCGGCAATATCGATCTGGACCTGGCCAGAGTCGGACGTGCGCGCAAGGTGGTATTGGCCGTGCCCCAGTTCAATGGCTTGCGCGCCTTGCTGGCCGGTACCGAACTGATTGCCACCGTCCCGGATTACGCGGCCTGTGCGCTGGTGGAAGGAAGCTCATTGCGTGCCGAAGATCCGCCATTCCCCATCGTGCCTGCCGAACTGTCGATGGTCTGGAGCGGCGTGCATGACAACGACCCGGCCGAGCGCTGGCTGCGCTCGCGCATTGCTCACTACATGGCTGCTCCGCTGGATGTGAAAGCCTGA
- a CDS encoding antibiotic biosynthesis monooxygenase gives MSDPIRLDAQAGVLNSAVFNEVVTLVIKHRIKAGQESAYEAWLRRIVTIAGGYPGHLGVDVIRSKSGGLHLFTCVLRFHSTEAMQSWLESDERKQLVQEAAPMLADGDQTQVNPHNEFWFTPVTDEAGPPPRWKQACVTFLVILPLSLLIPLLWKPVFAFSPWLSGYLVSNALVTVTIVLLVVYLLMPAATRLFAPWLKASQGK, from the coding sequence ATGTCCGATCCCATTCGTCTCGATGCACAAGCAGGTGTCCTGAACAGCGCGGTCTTCAATGAAGTCGTCACCCTGGTCATCAAGCACCGGATCAAGGCCGGACAAGAGTCGGCTTATGAGGCCTGGCTGCGCCGCATCGTCACCATTGCCGGTGGCTATCCGGGACATCTGGGTGTGGATGTGATCCGCAGCAAGTCCGGCGGCCTGCATCTGTTTACCTGTGTCCTGCGTTTTCACTCCACCGAAGCCATGCAGAGCTGGCTGGAATCCGATGAGCGCAAGCAACTGGTCCAGGAAGCCGCGCCTATGCTTGCCGATGGCGACCAGACGCAGGTCAACCCGCACAACGAGTTCTGGTTCACACCGGTGACGGATGAGGCCGGGCCTCCACCTCGCTGGAAGCAGGCGTGCGTGACCTTTCTGGTCATCCTGCCGCTGAGTCTGTTGATTCCTCTGCTGTGGAAGCCGGTCTTTGCGTTCAGTCCATGGCTGTCGGGTTATCTCGTCAGCAATGCGCTGGTGACGGTGACCATCGTTCTGCTGGTGGTTTATCTGCTGATGCCAGCAGCAACCCGTCTGTTTGCGCCCTGGCTCAAAGCCTCACAAGGAAAGTGA
- a CDS encoding amidohydrolase, which translates to MNVELILFNGQFHTVDREKPKASAVAISGGRFVAVGTEAEVMALRGSATQVIDLQKRTVIPGLNDSHLHLIRGGLNYNLELRWEGVPSLADALRMLKEQADRTPTPQWVRVVGGWNEFQFAEKRMPTLEELNQAAPDTPVFVLHLYDRALLNRAALRVAGYTRDTPNPPGGEIVRDSQGNPTGMLVAKPNAMILYSTLAKGPKLPLEYQVNSTRQFMRELNRLGVTSAIDAGGGFQNYPDDYAVIEQLAREKQLTVRISYNLFTQKPKEELADFKNWTSSVTLHQGDDFLRHNGAGEMLTFSAADFEDFLEPRPDLPPGMEQDLEPVVRHLVEHRWPFRLHATYDESISRMLDVFEKVNRDIPFNGLPWFFDHCETITPRNIERVRALGGGIAIQDRMAFQGEYFVDRYGAKAAEMTPPIKRMLSEGVPVGAGTDATRVSSYNPWTSLYWMVSGRTVGGLELYPEGLPRETALELFTHGSAWFSSEQGKKGQIKVGQLADLVALSADYFSVEEESIKWIESVLTVVDGKVVFGSGDFEKLAPTSLPVLPDWSPVAKVAGHWRPASPALAQVHQCSGPCAVHSHSHERARLSSVPVSDFQGFWGAFGCSCFAF; encoded by the coding sequence ATGAATGTCGAACTGATTCTCTTCAATGGTCAATTTCATACGGTCGATCGTGAAAAGCCCAAGGCCAGTGCCGTGGCAATCAGTGGCGGACGTTTTGTGGCCGTGGGCACCGAGGCCGAGGTGATGGCGTTGCGCGGCAGCGCCACTCAGGTCATCGATCTGCAGAAGCGTACGGTGATTCCCGGTCTGAACGACTCACACCTGCATCTGATTCGCGGTGGACTCAATTACAACCTGGAACTGCGTTGGGAAGGCGTTCCGTCCCTGGCCGATGCCTTGCGCATGCTCAAGGAACAGGCCGACCGCACGCCGACGCCACAATGGGTGCGTGTCGTGGGTGGCTGGAATGAATTCCAGTTTGCCGAAAAGCGCATGCCGACTCTTGAAGAACTCAATCAGGCGGCGCCTGATACCCCGGTATTCGTGCTGCACCTCTATGACCGAGCCTTGCTCAACCGCGCCGCCTTGCGAGTGGCAGGCTACACCCGCGATACCCCCAATCCGCCCGGTGGCGAGATCGTTCGGGACTCGCAGGGCAACCCCACTGGCATGCTGGTGGCCAAACCCAATGCCATGATCCTGTATTCGACACTGGCCAAGGGGCCGAAGCTGCCGTTGGAGTATCAGGTCAACTCGACCCGACAGTTCATGCGCGAACTCAACCGCCTGGGCGTCACCAGTGCCATCGATGCGGGCGGCGGCTTCCAGAACTATCCCGACGATTATGCGGTGATTGAACAGTTGGCCCGGGAAAAGCAGCTTACGGTGCGTATTTCCTACAACCTGTTCACCCAGAAGCCCAAGGAAGAACTGGCCGATTTCAAGAACTGGACCAGCTCGGTCACTCTGCATCAGGGCGACGACTTCCTGCGGCATAACGGGGCAGGGGAGATGCTGACCTTCTCGGCTGCCGACTTCGAGGATTTCCTTGAACCACGCCCAGACCTGCCGCCTGGCATGGAGCAGGATCTCGAGCCTGTGGTCCGGCATCTGGTCGAGCATCGCTGGCCGTTCCGTTTGCATGCGACCTATGACGAATCCATCAGCCGGATGCTGGATGTCTTCGAGAAGGTCAACCGCGATATCCCGTTCAATGGCCTGCCGTGGTTCTTCGACCACTGCGAAACCATTACTCCCCGCAATATCGAACGGGTCAGGGCGCTGGGCGGTGGCATTGCGATCCAGGACCGCATGGCGTTCCAGGGCGAGTATTTCGTCGACCGTTACGGTGCCAAGGCTGCCGAAATGACGCCGCCGATCAAACGCATGCTGTCCGAAGGCGTGCCGGTGGGGGCGGGCACTGATGCTACACGGGTTTCCAGCTACAACCCCTGGACGTCGCTGTACTGGATGGTCAGCGGGCGCACGGTGGGCGGGCTTGAGCTGTATCCCGAAGGCTTGCCTCGTGAAACCGCCCTTGAACTGTTCACCCACGGCAGCGCCTGGTTCTCGTCCGAACAAGGCAAGAAAGGCCAGATCAAGGTTGGCCAACTGGCGGATCTGGTCGCCTTGTCGGCGGACTACTTCAGTGTCGAGGAAGAGTCCATCAAGTGGATCGAGTCGGTGCTGACCGTCGTTGATGGCAAGGTCGTCTTCGGCTCCGGCGATTTCGAGAAACTGGCTCCAACGAGTCTGCCTGTGCTGCCGGACTGGTCGCCGGTTGCAAAAGTCGCCGGGCACTGGCGACCTGCATCGCCGGCACTGGCCCAGGTTCACCAATGCAGCGGCCCTTGCGCCGTGCACTCCCACAGCCATGAGCGCGCACGGCTTTCCAGCGTGCCGGTCAGCGACTTCCAGGGTTTCTGGGGCGCGTTTGGCTGTTCATGTTTTGCGTTCTGA
- the ycaC gene encoding isochorismate family cysteine hydrolase YcaC, protein MSTPYKRLNKDDAAVLLVDHQTGLISLVQDFSPNEFKNNVLALGDVAKFFNLPTILTTSFEQGPNGPLVPELKEMFPDAPYIPRPGQINAWDNEDFVKAVKATGRKQLIIAGVVTDVCVAFPTLCALAEGFEVFVVTDASGTFNETVQQAAWARMTAAGAQLVNWFSVACELQIDWRNDMEGLANLLSQRIPNYRNLINSYTAFTAR, encoded by the coding sequence ATGAGCACCCCGTACAAACGCTTGAACAAAGATGACGCAGCCGTTCTGTTGGTCGATCACCAGACTGGCCTGATCTCTCTGGTCCAGGACTTTTCGCCCAACGAATTCAAGAACAATGTCCTGGCTTTGGGCGATGTAGCCAAGTTCTTCAACCTGCCGACCATCCTCACCACCAGCTTCGAACAAGGCCCCAACGGCCCGCTGGTGCCTGAACTCAAGGAAATGTTCCCGGATGCCCCGTACATTCCGCGTCCAGGACAGATCAATGCCTGGGACAACGAGGATTTCGTCAAGGCCGTCAAGGCGACCGGTCGCAAGCAGTTGATCATCGCAGGTGTGGTGACCGACGTTTGCGTGGCATTCCCGACCCTTTGCGCTCTGGCCGAAGGTTTCGAAGTGTTCGTGGTGACCGACGCTTCCGGTACTTTCAATGAAACGGTCCAGCAGGCCGCGTGGGCACGCATGACTGCTGCGGGTGCGCAACTGGTCAACTGGTTCTCGGTGGCCTGCGAACTGCAGATCGACTGGCGCAACGACATGGAAGGTCTGGCCAATCTGCTTTCCCAGCGCATCCCCAACTACCGCAACCTGATCAACAGCTACACCGCTTTCACTGCCCGCTAA